The Deltaproteobacteria bacterium nucleotide sequence GTGAAAGGCTTGGAGATGGCCTCGTCCGCGTCTATTGAGCCCATGTGGTCGTCGGCCAGCTTCACGAAAAGCCCTATGCCGCGACGCAGTTTCGGGAGGCGCGGCAGGTTGTGGCGCATTATGTTGGCCCGCATGAAGGCCGTCATGCCCACGGCCTCGGCGGAGATGTTGCCGATTATGAAGCCCTCGGTTTCGGCAAGGCTTTCAATGGCGTGGGTGAAGCTCATTTCCCTCCACGCCCCGCCCGCCAGCTTATCCGCGTAGCCCACGATTATGTTCATGGGGTCCATGTAGAATTTTCCGCCCACGCCTTTGATGCCCGAACGCTTGAGAAGGGCCGGTGTCCCCACCCCTCCGGCGGACACTATCACCTTTTCGCTGCGGATGGTTTCGCCGTTTTTGAGGACCACCCCGCCCGCCCTGCCCTTTTCGATGAGCACCTTTTCCACCGGGGACGAGACCATGAGCTCCGCGCAGCTTTTCACGGCCTGATCCACGAAGACCCTGGTGGTCCACTTCGCGCCGTGGGCGCAGCCCAACATGCACCAGTCGCAGCCCACCACGCATTTGTCCGGGTCTATGAACTTATCTTGGGGCTCGAAATGAAGGCCCATTTTGTAGGCGGCCTCACGCACCCTGTTTCCGCCGTGGGCGTGGGTGAAAAAGCGCTCCGGGAGCGTGTTCACGCCGATTTCTTTTCTCAGTTCCGCCACTTCCAGCGAAAAATCGAGCCCCATCTGTTTGTAAAGGCGATCGGGCGGGGAAAACACGTTGGAGTTGTAGATAAGGGAGCTTCCGCCCACAGTGATGCCGCGAGCCACGTAAACGCCCTCCTTTGACCGGCAGAAAAGGCCCATGCCGTGCATTATCCGTGGACCGAAGGGAAAGCCAAGGCCCTTTTCGTGCCGGGCTCCGCGCTCCACCATGAGAACCTTTTTCCCGGCCCGCGCCAAAGCCCGCGCCACGGGCGCTCCGCCGGGGCCTGTTCCCACGATTATGTAGTCGTATGCCATGTTCCGCCTCCAGTTGTTTTTACGGCAGGTGAAGGGCAGACAAGCGGTTGAAGTAATTGTATAATCTTGCGTAGGTTGGGTGGTTCCGCGCGAAGCGCATGTTCATCCAACACCCTATATTCATTATACAATTGTTGGGTGAACCCTCGCCTTGCGGCTGAGCGTCCAGGCAGCCGGTTGCCAGAGCCTGCCATAGTGTAGCCAACCGGCAAATATTTTACAATCGGAAAATTTAATTGCCGATAAAATTTTATCTATTTTCGCCGACCCTGCCTTTCAGGTTCACCACCGTCTCGAAAAAGGCCTGGAGCCTCGTTGCGTGCTGGCCGCTTCCGCCGCCGTAAAGCTCGCGCTCCAGACTTAAAAAGGGGACCTGCCTTTTTTGGGCCTCGGATTTCTGGATGAAGATTTCACCGCCCCACAGGTCGCAGAACATGAGCTTTTCGGCAAGAACCGCGTCCGCGCCTGTTTCCTGAAGGGTGCGGTGGAGCCATTCGATTCTTCGCCCTGTCTCGTCTATCATGCGGGGGCAGGCTATGCGGGTGAGATACCGGGCCGCGATGGCCTTTACGGGGTCGCCGGTTTCGTTCACCTCGCCCTCGAAAAGCCTGCTTCCAAGGCAGAGGTTGTCGGCAACGATGGCCCCGCCCGCCTCCTCGATGAGCTTCAGATGATCCACGTCCTCCATGCACCCGCCCACCAGAACCAGGCGCACGGAAAAATTCCTTGAAACGTCGCGTCCATCAAGGGCTGTAAGGCATTCCTTCAGAAGCGCCACCGCGTTTTCGGGCGGAAGGGCCGTTACCGCAAGGGCTATGGACAGAAACTCGGAGCCCGTGAGCGCCGCCGGGCTCGCGGCGCGCATGGAGGCGATCTGCGCCAAAAGCCTTCGCTTTTCGTTGAAAAGGGCGATGGAGCTTGAAAGGGCGGAATCGGTGATGGAGGTTTTAAGGTGATCCTCCAATAGCTTCGCCAAAAGGCGGCATTCGGATTCGTACTGGGCAAGAGCGGTGGGGCCGGCCTTGTGGGGAACGGCCATGAGGTGCAGGAAATCGCCGCTTCTGGCGTCCCGCCAATTGTCGTACATGCGGCGGGAGTGGTCGCAGCCGTTCATGAAGACCATGCCGGAGAGGAAATCGCAGGCCCCGGAAAGCACGCGGTCGAAAACGTGGCGGACAAAGGAGCAGTTGCGCGCCCCGTA carries:
- a CDS encoding GMC family oxidoreductase, producing MAYDYIIVGTGPGGAPVARALARAGKKVLMVERGARHEKGLGFPFGPRIMHGMGLFCRSKEGVYVARGITVGGSSLIYNSNVFSPPDRLYKQMGLDFSLEVAELRKEIGVNTLPERFFTHAHGGNRVREAAYKMGLHFEPQDKFIDPDKCVVGCDWCMLGCAHGAKWTTRVFVDQAVKSCAELMVSSPVEKVLIEKGRAGGVVLKNGETIRSEKVIVSAGGVGTPALLKRSGIKGVGGKFYMDPMNIIVGYADKLAGGAWREMSFTHAIESLAETEGFIIGNISAEAVGMTAFMRANIMRHNLPRLPKLRRGIGLFVKLADDHMGSIDADEAISKPFTENDIRRMKRATDLSIEILMKAGVKRSEIAVAPSIGGHPGGTAAMGEAVDRNFSTSVENLFVCDGSVIPSSPGVPPSLTIMSLSRLFGKMLTGEATAEERKV
- a CDS encoding 2-hydroxyacyl-CoA dehydratase is translated as MMNFPSDVEKIAGAIENEAIRADGRPVVGYLCSYVPEEIIHAAGAIPYRLRAVGSRSTVRADAYYGARNCSFVRHVFDRVLSGACDFLSGMVFMNGCDHSRRMYDNWRDARSGDFLHLMAVPHKAGPTALAQYESECRLLAKLLEDHLKTSITDSALSSSIALFNEKRRLLAQIASMRAASPAALTGSEFLSIALAVTALPPENAVALLKECLTALDGRDVSRNFSVRLVLVGGCMEDVDHLKLIEEAGGAIVADNLCLGSRLFEGEVNETGDPVKAIAARYLTRIACPRMIDETGRRIEWLHRTLQETGADAVLAEKLMFCDLWGGEIFIQKSEAQKRQVPFLSLERELYGGGSGQHATRLQAFFETVVNLKGRVGENR